GCAGTATCATCATTTCCCGGAATAACATAGTCAATTCCATCCGGATCAACATTGGTATCACAAATTGCAATAACTGGAATTCTTAGTTTCCGTGCTTCGCGGACAGCAATGTGTTCTTCTTTCGGATCAACTACAAATAACGCTTGGGGCAATTCTTTCATTCCTTTAATTCCCCCTAAGAATTTTTCTAACTTCTCTTTTTCCTTTTTAATTAATATTTGTTCTTTTTTTGGTAATAACTTTAATTCACCACTTTTTTCTTGGCGTTCAATGTTTCACAATCTTTTTACCCGTAAGTGAATAGTTTTTAGATTGGTTAAAGTTCCTCCTAGTCAACGTTGGTTAACATAAAAGTTCTCACTTCTTTCTGCCGCATCTTTAACAATTCATTTTGCTTGTTTTTTAGTTCCGACAAATAGGATTTTCCCTTTTTTGCTAGCAATGACAGCCATTAATTTTTTAACATCTTCTAATCGTCAAATTGTTTGTTGCAAGTCAATAATATGAATTTTATTTTTTTCACCATAAATATATGGTTTCATCTTTGGATTTCATCGTTTTGTTTGATGCCCAAATTGCGTTCCGGCTTCTCATAACATTTCTCTTGTCAATTCTTTTACCATAATATATTTAATTCTCCTTTTCGTTAAAACTTCCATTTATTTCGAACATTTACCACTTATTAATTCAACTATAAGCACTCGGTAAATGAATCCATAAATGTGTATTGTATACCCGATATATGAATACAAGCAAATTCATTATAACATAAAAAGCAAATTATCCTAGCAAAAATAAAAAATGCTAAAAAGTTAGCATTTTTTAAAGGCTGTTTTTTTAAATTAATATTATTATTCGGTCCGACTTATTATTTAAATCTTTCTTAAAATAGTTTGTTTTTCTGAAATAATTATATTAATTTAATTTTATAGATTTAACGCCTCTTTTCACCCATTCACAAATATTTTAATATCCTTATTCGGAACAAGCAAGATATTTTGCGCACTAATTTCCCCAAATAAATTATTATCAAGATCACTAGCAAGGTGGCTTAGTTGTTCTTTATTTTCTTTTTGCTTGTTTAAAATTGCCATTGCGCTGGTATATAAGAAATAAATAAAGGCAATTCCATAACCAAAACTAATTGCTTCGCTTAATAAATGGGCAAACCTAATTTCATTAAACATCAACGGTGAAGTGTTAATTCGGCCAAGTTTTTCAAACAGCGTTGTGATTAATAATAAATAACCAAATTTAAAAACATTACTTTTTTCATCACTACGAGCAATTCAACCACATAACTGTAAAATTAGAGCAAAAATAACCATCACTGCTAGCGTTGATAAAACAAAAGTTCAGTTAATTCGCGTAGAATTAAGACGTGAAAGATTATTAATTATTTCCGGAACTACAATAATAAAGGGTAACCCATAAATTATGTATAATAAGGAATGCACCAATTTGCGATTATTAGCTAAAATCGCAAAGGTAATTAGTAATTGGATATAAGAATAAAAAGTTAGGAGAGAAAAGTAATACTGCTCATCAAGTCGTCACATTAATTAAAATTCTTCAAATAACGTTTCCAAAAAAAACATCCCAAATCCAAAAATGATGGCAATTATTTTACTAATCGCATAAACTAGTTGGTGACGTTTATACTGGCAATTATAATAAATAAAGATTCATGATGATAATAAAGTAACAAGAAAAATTCCGGCCAACACAAACATTCATAAAAATAAACTAAAAGTTCCGGTTTCCAAACGGTTTTTATCAATTCACTGAACTAAGTTTGGACTATCGAAGATATTTTTGATTAAAATATCTCCTAAAAAAACTTTCCCCACTTCCTCACCTACTTTACTGTTAACAATTATTCATTCTTGCTCTTATTGTATCGTTTTCTTAAAAATTTACAACTTTTTCGGACCAAAGTCAGGAAAAAAAGCAAAATTTTTAAATATTTTTAGAAAATATTTCATAAAAATATAAAAATAGTTAACATTTGTTAACTATTTTTCGGATAAAATTGCGATCCCAACACTATATTCTTCTTCATGACTTAAGGAAATGTTTAAAAACTCATTTTCAACTAAGTTTAGCCCTGTGACTTTTAATTTATTGTCATCGCCCGTGGCAATACAAACAGTATTAAGTGGAAAATTATATTCTAAGGCCTTAATTAAAGCTTCTTTAACCGCTCATCTTCCTGCTAAGTATTCTCGTTTGCGTGTTTTACTATCAATACTACTATAATATTGAAATTCTTTTTCCGCTAAAATTTTACTGGCAAACTGATCATTAACCTTAATACGTTTATTTTTAATAATATCGATCCCCACATTTTTAATCATCATTTTTCCTACTTTCTGATCTTTTTTGACATTATAACATTTAAAAACGATATAATAAAGAAAAAGAAATATGGAGAAAGTTATGACAAGTTGTAGTTTTAAAAAAGTTAATAATAAAGTAATTGCTAACATACAAGCTTATTATCAACCATTTCAAATCGCTAATAAAGACCCCAATAAAGTGGCAGTATATTTCGTTAATAACATTACGATTAGTATTTACCACACAAAAACAGTTCTTTTTCAAGGTGAACATTGTGAACAAGAAGCTAAAAAGTTTTTTCAAATTAATAATCCTCAGTTAACCCCGCCTAAAACTAGTCTTAATTATTATGAACCAAATGTCATTGGTAATGATGAAGTTGGAGTTGGAGATGTTTTTGGTCCCTTAGTAGTAACTAGTTGCTTTATTGATAAGAATGTCATTCCGCAGCTAAAAACATTAGGAATTAAAGATAGTAAAAAACTAAGTGATTATCAAATTATGCAAATTGGGGGGCAACTAAAAAAAATCATCCCCTACCATAGTGAAATTATTGATAACCAAACTTATAATGATTGATATGATCAATATCAAAATTCCCATGTTATCAAAGCAATTGCCCATAATAATGCTATTAAACACTTAATTAAAAAATATCATTGTCATTACCGGCAAATTATTATTGATCAGTTTGTCAATGAAAAGAAATATTATGAATATTTAGCAGCCCAACCCGAAGTTATTAACCATAATGTTATTTTTGTTACTAAGGGTGAAGATAAATCGCTAGCTGTTGCTTGTAGTGCCATTATTAGTCGTTATTTGTTCTTAGAATCAATTATGAAGTTGGAGTATCAATTTCAAATTGCCTTACCATTAGGGGCAAGTGAGCAAGTTAAACTCCTTGCGAATGCTTATAAAAAACAATTTAAACCAACTGAATACCGCCAGTTTATGAAGATTCATTTTAACTTAGCAAAAAAATAAAAACCACGAGTTATTTCGAAACTTGTGGTTTTTTAATAATTACTTCAAGGGGACTAATCGCACGGAATTTAACATTTGCTTTGTTAAGCATCAATTTTGCCGCCTGGTTATCTTCAGTTTGGTCATATTTATCATTATCATAAATAACTTCCGTAATCCCCGCCTGGATAATAATTTTGGTACATCCCGAACAAGGAAATAAGGTGGTATAGATTTTGCAACCACTTAAATCAACCTTAGCACTCAAAATAGCATTTAATTCCGCATGGGCCACATAAGGATATTTGGTTTCTAGATATTCTCCTTCACGATCCCACGGAAATTCATCATCATTTAAACCGCGGGGTAAACCATTATAACCGGTTGCAATAATTTGTTTAATCTCATTAACTACACAACTGCCGACTTGGGTTACCGGATCTTTACTACGCATTGCGCACACATGTGCAACACTTAAAAAGAATTCATCCCAAGTTAAATAATCTGTTCGTTTGTGCATAATTATTTTCGATTCCCAAACAGATTAAACAAATTAGAAAAGAAAGTGTTGGTTGTCTGTAATCCTGGTGGTCATTCACTACGCGGATAGTGGTAATAATTTAGGAGCATATCCTGAATGGCTCCTTTTGAAGTTAACCCCGCATTTCAATAAACAATTAAGGCATTAACTACGGGAGCATTTAACGGAGGAGAATAACGATGGATTGATAATAACACAATACCAATAATTAACACGGCCATTAAAATAAAGACTGGGTATAAAATTGACAGGTTAATCTTTTTAATTTTAAATTCAAATAAGAAACCTAGCGCACTCCCAATAAAGAATCCACTAAAAACAACTAAATACGAGGGAAAATTGCTAGTAATTAACGGTAAAATAATTAACCAGATTGGAACAATAATTGTTCGCTGGTTAGAAACTAGGGAAGCTAAATCTTCTTTCCCAAAATTATAACTAAATAAAGCCCCTCACAAAATTGCTAACACCACAAATGAACCCGAAAAAATCGTATTGGGCATTGTTGCGGATAAGAATAATCCCGCTAACGGAACACCAATAATAACAATCAGTGTTAATTTTCACCGCCCTAAGACCGCTTCATTATAACGAGAAATATTAAATAAAATAAAGATGTTTAAAATTAATAAAAAGATATTACTATCAAACAAGGGAAAAGTTCATAACCGTCACCACTGTTGGGATCATACGAGTAAATCACGAGTGATTCCCCCATACACAAGGGTTACCGAATCAGCATCAAGACCTTGAGTTTGAAAAAGCTGGTTACCAAAGAATACCTGAATAATTGGGATTACTAATAATAACACGACAAAAATTCAAGTGACCATTAAGTTATTCATACTTAATTTATCACTTAACTGTTTTAAATTTTTTGTTAACTTACTATTGGGGTCTTTAATATCCTCTAAAATTTGCTCGGCGGACATATTTTTTAAGTTTTCTTCTTCCCCACTATCATTTTGTTGTAAACTAGGGAAGAATTCCGCTACTTTATTTTGATAATTATTATTATCAACAAATAACGTAACATCACCATTATCATTGCGGATTTGCTGAGAATTATTGGCAATTAAGACAATTGATAACACATTCAATTTGGCACGCTGAAACTTTTTCGTTAAATACTCACGTAATGAAAGGACAACTTCATCATCAATTTGATAATGCATGGGATCATTGTTAAAATTATCAACAATTTTAATGATCTGAAACTGCTTATTATCAACTTTATATAAATAAACATTATTATTACTACGCGGTTTAACCTTATAAACATTGTACTTTTCAACTTTTATAAAGTAGTCAACTAATGATAATTTTTCTTTATCAAAACTATTCATATGATGTTCCTTTCTCTGCTAACTCAGCTAGTTTATTGCGAAACTCGATAGGGAGTTCAGAAGTAAATGTTAGCTGTTCACCCGTATGGGGTTGAGTTAAAACTAATTGGTAAGCATGCAAATATTGCCCAAACGGAATGCTTTTATCTTCAGGATAACCATATAGCGGATCACCGAGAACTGGATGGTTAATATATTTTAAGTGCACCCGAATTTGATGGGTTCGTCCAGTTTCCAAATTACATTCTATATAAGTATAATCTTTAAATCTTTGAATTACAACAATATTTGTAATTGCATTTTTAGAATTTTTACTAGTGACATTCATTTTCTTACGATCATTAGAGTCACGGCCAATCGGAGCAGTTATTTTTGCTTTATCCACCGCAATTACTCCGTGCACAATTGCTAAATACTGGCGATGCATTGTTTTTTGCTGAATTTGTTCTTGTAAGTGTTGGTGGGCAAAGTCATTTTTGGCAACCACCAATAACCCCGTCGTTTGGCGATCAATCCGATGGACAATTCCCGGACGTTCAGCACCCCCAATTGTTGACCATTTGCGATCTAACGCCAAAAGACCATTTACCAAAGTGCCTTCATAATGCCCTGGCGCTGGATGGACAACTAAATTATTGGGTTTATCAATAACCATTAAATCCTCATCTTCATAAATAATTGATAATTCCATTGGTTGGGGTTTAATTGCAGATGGCTGGTCTTCTCCTACTGGCACTAAAATTTGAATGTGATCATTAATTTTTAACTGATAATTATTTGTAACAATAGTGTTATTAACTAAAATTTGGTGATTATTAATTAATGTTTGAATTTTGGTACGCGATATTGGTTCGGAACTATTACTAAAATATTGTTGTAAATATTTATCAATCCGCATTTCTTGGTCACTAATAATTTCTTTGTTATTCATTTTCTTCCTCTTCTTCTTGGTGATGACGAATATAATAGTAGCGAATGATTTCAACAATAATGGCAATTACTAACACGACGACTCCAAATGTCACACACATATCTGCAAAATTGAAAATACTATAGGGGGGGAATAATTCCCATGCCAGAAAATCAACGACACCCCCATCATTTCACATGCGGTCAATTAAATTACCAAAACCACCCGCTGTGATCATAATTAATCCCACCGTAGCAATTTTGTTATTCAAATATAAAAATAAACTAAAAGCAATTAAAGTAATAAAAACAGCACCGGTAATGGTCCCGGCCAAATTATCACTGTTCGCTCCGAAGGCAATTCCCCGGTTAATAACAAATTTAAAATTAATAAAACCATCAATAAACTTGACCGCGGGAGCGAATTCGTCATGGGAAAGATATTTAAAAGCAAGTTGTTTTGTAACAATATCAATGATTAATAAACCAATAAAAATTGGCAAGCAGACAACTAGTTTATACTTTCACCGATAATCTCGTGTTTTAAAATGTTCTTTAAGATCAATTCCAAACTGCTTAATTCTTTCTCACATTAATGTTTTCTCCTTATTTGATAAAGATATTATCTCATATTTTACTTATATAATACATCAAAACATCTTTGACAAATTTCATTATTTTCCGATAATTTGTCAACAATCATCCAACAACGAGCACATTTATGCCCAACTTTTTCCTGAACTTTCAAATAACTAGTTGGATATGAGGTTAATCCCTCTTTATTATTAGTAAAGATAATTTCACTGACAATAAAGATTTGATGTAAATCTTCAATATCTTGCAATTCTTGGTAGTCTGGTTGTAAGTAAATTGTTAATTGACAAGCTAATGATTTTTTAATTGCTTTGGCTTCCCGTTGGACTTCTAACTCCTTATTAACATCATCCCGCAGTCTTAAAACTTTATCTCATTTCACAATTAAATTATCATTCACAACAACGGGAACTTCATGCTCCGCTTCTAAATGAACTGATGGTGCTTTGCGATCATAGTTAATAAAACGGTGGGCTTCTTCAACTGTATGGGGAAGCAATGGTTTTAAAACATCAATTAAAGTTCGATAAATATGGTATAAAGTTGTTTGAACGGCACACCGACGGGGAGCTTTTGCTTTTTCAATATATAAAATATCCTTAATAAAATCTAAATAAAATTTTGATAAAGTGTTAATAACAAAGTTATTAATTAGAATATAAACATTATTAAAATTATAATCTTCATAAGCATTATCAACTTTTTTCTTAAATTGTTGGGTTAAATGTAAAGTATATAAATCAACTTCGGCTAACTGGTCAGTAGAATCTTTATCAACATTAAAATCACTTAGGTTAGTTAAAATAAAACGTAAGGTATTACGAATTTTTCGGTATGATTCGGCACATTGTTTAATAATTTCAGGGCCAATTTTAACATCATCTGTGTAGTCAACCGAGGCAACTCACATTCGTAAAATGTCACTTCCATATTCATCAACAATATCTAGCGGAGAAATTGTATTTCCAAGCGATTTCGACATTTTACGGCCTTTTTCATCATTAACAAACCCATGTGATAGTACTGTTTTATAAGGAGCATGGTTATTATCAATTACCGCCGTAATTAACGAAGAGTTGAATCAACCACGGAATTGGTCATTTCCTTCTAAATAAACATCAACTGGATAATTAAGATGACGATTTTTAATGACTGCTAAGTTGCTAACCCCACTATCAAATCAAACATCCATAATATCTTGTTCTTTTCGTCAACCCTTATGTTGATAGGCAGTTGGTAATAACTGATCTGCTGACCAGGTAAATCAAATATTAGTTGTTTGTTCTTGTTTAAATAATTTTAAAACATGGTCAATTAGTTCTAAACTAAATTGTGGATTATTATTTTCATCATAAAAAGCAATAATTGGAACTCCCCATAATCGTTGACGGGAAATACACCAGTCATCCCGGTTAGCAATCATATCCAACATTCGTTTTTGGGCTCATTCGGGATTTCAATTAACTTTTTTAATTTCCTTCAATAATTGGGGTTTTAATTTTTCAATTGAAACAAACCATTGGGCAGTGGCGCGATAAATAATTGGTTTTTTTGTTCGTCAGTCAATTCCTTGCCGGTGCTTAATAAATTTTAACTTTAATAAATGCCCAGTTTGTTCTAATTTTTGTCCGATAATTTTATTTGCATCTTCATAAAAGACACCAACTAAACTAGGGTCATTAATCTCCATGGTATATTTACCCTGATCATCTAAGGGCGCATAAATTTCAACTCCGTTGGCTTTGGCAATTAGATAATCATCTTCGCCAAATCCAGAAGCAATATGAACAATTCCGGTTCCACTGTCGGTTGTTACATGGTGACCAGCGACAACTTTTGAAATAAGGCCAGAATTCCAAGCATGTTCAGTTTCAATGCCAACTAAATCTTTACCACTAATTTCTTTTACCACGTGAAAATCAGTCCATCCCATTGTGGCACTTACCGTTGCTAGTAAATCACTAGCAACGACATATTCTTGCTCATCGATCTTAACTACACTATAAGAAATTTTCTCACCAACTGCTAATAATTGGTTCATGGGAATTGTTCAAGGAGTTGTTGTTCAAATAATAATTTTACTATTCGGTGCTAAGTGCTTGTTACCTTTAATAACTTTAAAGGTAACATAAATTGAGGGAGTGGTCACATCTTCATATTCAATTTCCGCTTCCGCAAGTGCTGATTCCGATGTGGGCGATCAATACACTGGTTTTAAATAACGATAAACTAAATTTTTTTCAACCATTGTTTTAAATAACTCTAACTGACTAATTTCATAGTCCAAATCCAAGGTAACATATTTATCATTAAAATCTGTTAGTAATCCTAAACGACTAAACTGGCTAATTTGATTATTAATTTGGTTAAGGGCATACTGCTGACAAATTTCACGAAATTCACCAGGAGGGGTTGCTTTCCGGTCCACGCCGCTATTAACAACTGCACTTTCAATTGGCAATCCGTGGGTATCTCATCCACAAATTCAGGGCGCATAGTATCCTTTATTGGTATAATAACGCACAATAAAATCTTTTAAAATTTTGTTTAAACTATGACCAACATGGAGATTTCCATTAGCATAAGGAGGACCATCATGCAAAATAAATTGATGATGTTTTTTATTTTTGGTTAAAATTTGGTTAACAAGGTTAGTAGCTAACCATTCCTGCTGGATGGTTGGTTCCTTAGTGTTTAAATTTGCTTTCATTTCAAATAATGTTGTTGGCATTAATAAAGTATCTTTGTAATTCATTGTGAAGTCCTTTCTGAATAAAAAAAGTAAGCGGGGTAAGAGTGTTCACAACACGGTACCATCTTACTTCATAAACAAATATAATTGTTTATCTCAATTAAACCTTTTGCAATTGTTCATAAAAGTGATAATTAAATCGTAATTATAGTTAGCTTCCATCATCCTAACCTTGCTGGAACAATTACTTGATTTAACCGTGGCTTTTACTTTATAAATTAAATATACACTAATTATTTAATTTTGTTAATAATTTCTTTCTTAATCATTTCACTAATTCGTTCCCCATCATTAACCGAAAAGGCATAAATCCGTTTGTTCCGTTCGAGAAAATCATCAATTGCTTTTAAAACATTCTGGGGATTATGACGATTAGCATCAATTTCATCTAATAACCAAGCAATTTCTTCTTTAAAAGCATAAGAAAAATCAACCGCTTTCATAATAATTCGTCCGGCATTATGGCTAGCTACCTCAAATGCTTCACGTGATTTTTCAACATTATAGCGTGAAACATGTTCTAAATGCTGGAGTTCTTGAATTTGATGGATTAATTCCTGATTATCTTTTGTTAACTTAGCAATAATTTCACTTTGTTCTTGAATTATTTCTTTTAAATCTTGACTCATAACCTGCTCCCATCTATTTAAATTTAGCAATTGTTAGTCGATAGTTATCATTTTTATTTTTGATAATTGCCGCAATCCGAAAACGGCCATACTTTCTTATTGATATTATATTATCATAAGATACTAAAAATGTCTTGGTGTTGACCGCCGAAAAATTAACAAAAACATTATTTTTTTGAATCATAGTTTGAGCATTATCCCGCGAAAGATGACAAATCGCACTAACAACCGCATCAAGGCGTAAACTTTTAACATTTTTACTAAATTCATCAAATTGGTGATTAATCGTAATTTGGTCAGTAGTTGGTTGAAAAGAAACAACCTGGTTATTAATTACTAAGGGGTGAGTTGTCAAAACATTTGCTACTTTTGCTAAACAACTAAGCGCAATAATTTCGGCAGTCACATATAAATCACCAAAAACACGGAGTTCTAAGCCCAGTTCATTTAAGAGATAACCAAGAACTTCATTGTGTTGTAAAAGCGCACTAGGATTTTGCTTGGCAACCAGCACCACAAGATTAGGCGTGGGGGTGTTGATTGTTATTGTTGAACGAAAACTATTTACCATTCCTGGATGTTGATAATAATTAGTAACCCCTTCTTTTTTAAAAACAGCTTTCAGAATCTCAATTTGGCGTAAATCAAGAAAATCGGTCTGAACAATCAAGCTTTGTTTTGCCTGTTCACACCAACCTTTTAGTTTATTAATAAATTGATATTCTGTTTGATAATGCGTTAGTAAAACTTCTTTCTTAACCATCTTAACCTTGCAAGACAAATTCGTAAGTTTTATTTGCTAACTTACTAACTTTTCCATTCAAAGCATACATTACCCCACTTAAAAAATCTAGTAACCGGATCCGTTCTTCTTTTGAAAGGTTTGTTAATTGGACTTGTAAATGACGAGTTTTAATTAACTGGTCCGCTAAGCGGGCCCCATCATGAAAACTGGTTGGAATAATGCTGTTCTCTTCAGCATTATCAAAACTTGCTGGGAGATTAGGAGAAGTTGGGTTACCATCTTCTTCAAATTCAACGCGGTTAAGGTTACTAGTTTCAATATTATCATTGGTTTTTTCATAGTCAAGATCATTATTATCCCGATGAGGGTTTTCGGAAAAATCAATGCGGTTGGCCGGCTGGTCCACCACTGTTGAACGTTTCTTTTTAAAAATTCCCATAATTATCAGCTTCTTCTCACAAATGGTGGCAAGTCATCGTCATCATCATCGTCTTCTTGACTATTTTCATAAGCTTTTCCTGAAACATGTTCTCTTCACGCATTAATGCGACGATTAGCATTCTCATGACCATTACTTTCTGAATTGAAATAACTTGGTCGTTTGCGAACCACTTCGGGATCACCCGCAGATTCTTTTTCATCGCTAACTGGTTCATCATCATCTTGGTGATACTCTTCTTCACTAGCGCGGTAATTAGTTCCTTCCGCTCCAAAATTATGGTAGTCATCATCAAAACCAGTTGCAATAACTGTCACAATCATCTCATCTTCTAAATGTTCATTGACAGCGGTTCCGAAAATAATATTAACTTCGCCCCCAATTGCTTGTTTAACAATATCAACCGCATCGTTGGCGTCGTTTAGGGTTAAAGTATTACCCCCCGTTACGTTAATAATGGCATCTTTCGCACCGCGAATTGAAGCTTCTAATAATGGCGAAATAATTGCTTTATTGGCTGCTTCAATCGCCTTGTCTTTTCCCGAACCAATTCCAATTCCAAATAAGGCGTTTCCCTTGTTTTTCATCACAGTTTTAATATCGGCAAAATCTAAGTTAATTAGCGAAGGA
The sequence above is drawn from the Spiroplasma eriocheiris genome and encodes:
- the rpsB gene encoding 30S ribosomal protein S2, whose protein sequence is MVKELTREMLWEAGTQFGHQTKRWNPKMKPYIYGEKNKIHIIDLQQTIWRLEDVKKLMAVIASKKGKILFVGTKKQAKWIVKDAAERSENFYVNQRWLGGTLTNLKTIHLRVKRLWNIERQEKSGELKLLPKKEQILIKKEKEKLEKFLGGIKGMKELPQALFVVDPKEEHIAVREARKLRIPVIAICDTNVDPDGIDYVIPGNDDTARSIAILTHYVADLYGDAMGLKMPEPQFKPSEFKREFNNDNRNNNDRRGNYQRSEDRNASDPRNNHPTGNNSEQPAVKVNNEPTVKSEVKPTVEPQAPAKAADNQLSTITVVDNDLEKSLAKLTVAELETIGEPFAVKKGKKADMINALIPHLNIVDGKITAK
- a CDS encoding holo-ACP synthase, translating into MMIKNVGIDIIKNKRIKVNDQFASKILAEKEFQYYSSIDSKTRKREYLAGRWAVKEALIKALEYNFPLNTVCIATGDDNKLKVTGLNLVENEFLNISLSHEEEYSVGIAILSEK
- the rnhC gene encoding ribonuclease HIII; the encoded protein is MTSCSFKKVNNKVIANIQAYYQPFQIANKDPNKVAVYFVNNITISIYHTKTVLFQGEHCEQEAKKFFQINNPQLTPPKTSLNYYEPNVIGNDEVGVGDVFGPLVVTSCFIDKNVIPQLKTLGIKDSKKLSDYQIMQIGGQLKKIIPYHSEIIDNQTYNDWYDQYQNSHVIKAIAHNNAIKHLIKKYHCHYRQIIIDQFVNEKKYYEYLAAQPEVINHNVIFVTKGEDKSLAVACSAIISRYLFLESIMKLEYQFQIALPLGASEQVKLLANAYKKQFKPTEYRQFMKIHFNLAKK
- a CDS encoding deoxycytidylate deaminase, producing the protein MHKRTDYLTWDEFFLSVAHVCAMRSKDPVTQVGSCVVNEIKQIIATGYNGLPRGLNDDEFPWDREGEYLETKYPYVAHAELNAILSAKVDLSGCKIYTTLFPCSGCTKIIIQAGITEVIYDNDKYDQTEDNQAAKLMLNKANVKFRAISPLEVIIKKPQVSK
- a CDS encoding rhomboid family intramembrane serine protease, producing the protein MNSFDKEKLSLVDYFIKVEKYNVYKVKPRSNNNVYLYKVDNKQFQIIKIVDNFNNDPMHYQIDDEVVLSLREYLTKKFQRAKLNVLSIVLIANNSQQIRNDNGDVTLFVDNNNYQNKVAEFFPSLQQNDSGEEENLKNMSAEQILEDIKDPNSKLTKNLKQLSDKLSMNNLMVTWIFVVLLLVIPIIQVFFGNQLFQTQGLDADSVTLVYGGITRDLLVWSQQWWRLWTFPLFDSNIFLLILNIFILFNISRYNEAVLGRWKLTLIVIIGVPLAGLFLSATMPNTIFSGSFVVLAILWGALFSYNFGKEDLASLVSNQRTIIVPIWLIILPLITSNFPSYLVVFSGFFIGSALGFLFEFKIKKINLSILYPVFILMAVLIIGIVLLSIHRYSPPLNAPVVNALIVYWNAGLTSKGAIQDMLLNYYHYPRSEWPPGLQTTNTFFSNLFNLFGNRK
- a CDS encoding RluA family pseudouridine synthase; its protein translation is MNNKEIISDQEMRIDKYLQQYFSNSSEPISRTKIQTLINNHQILVNNTIVTNNYQLKINDHIQILVPVGEDQPSAIKPQPMELSIIYEDEDLMVIDKPNNLVVHPAPGHYEGTLVNGLLALDRKWSTIGGAERPGIVHRIDRQTTGLLVVAKNDFAHQHLQEQIQQKTMHRQYLAIVHGVIAVDKAKITAPIGRDSNDRKKMNVTSKNSKNAITNIVVIQRFKDYTYIECNLETGRTHQIRVHLKYINHPVLGDPLYGYPEDKSIPFGQYLHAYQLVLTQPHTGEQLTFTSELPIEFRNKLAELAEKGTSYE
- the lspA gene encoding signal peptidase II, giving the protein MWERIKQFGIDLKEHFKTRDYRWKYKLVVCLPIFIGLLIIDIVTKQLAFKYLSHDEFAPAVKFIDGFINFKFVINRGIAFGANSDNLAGTITGAVFITLIAFSLFLYLNNKIATVGLIMITAGGFGNLIDRMWNDGGVVDFLAWELFPPYSIFNFADMCVTFGVVVLVIAIIVEIIRYYYIRHHQEEEEENE
- the ileS gene encoding isoleucine--tRNA ligase, whose amino-acid sequence is MNYKDTLLMPTTLFEMKANLNTKEPTIQQEWLATNLVNQILTKNKKHHQFILHDGPPYANGNLHVGHSLNKILKDFIVRYYTNKGYYAPWICGWDTHGLPIESAVVNSGVDRKATPPGEFREICQQYALNQINNQISQFSRLGLLTDFNDKYVTLDLDYEISQLELFKTMVEKNLVYRYLKPVYWSPTSESALAEAEIEYEDVTTPSIYVTFKVIKGNKHLAPNSKIIIWTTTPWTIPMNQLLAVGEKISYSVVKIDEQEYVVASDLLATVSATMGWTDFHVVKEISGKDLVGIETEHAWNSGLISKVVAGHHVTTDSGTGIVHIASGFGEDDYLIAKANGVEIYAPLDDQGKYTMEINDPSLVGVFYEDANKIIGQKLEQTGHLLKLKFIKHRQGIDWRTKKPIIYRATAQWFVSIEKLKPQLLKEIKKVNWNPEWAQKRMLDMIANRDDWCISRQRLWGVPIIAFYDENNNPQFSLELIDHVLKLFKQEQTTNIWFTWSADQLLPTAYQHKGWRKEQDIMDVWFDSGVSNLAVIKNRHLNYPVDVYLEGNDQFRGWFNSSLITAVIDNNHAPYKTVLSHGFVNDEKGRKMSKSLGNTISPLDIVDEYGSDILRMWVASVDYTDDVKIGPEIIKQCAESYRKIRNTLRFILTNLSDFNVDKDSTDQLAEVDLYTLHLTQQFKKKVDNAYEDYNFNNVYILINNFVINTLSKFYLDFIKDILYIEKAKAPRRCAVQTTLYHIYRTLIDVLKPLLPHTVEEAHRFINYDRKAPSVHLEAEHEVPVVVNDNLIVKWDKVLRLRDDVNKELEVQREAKAIKKSLACQLTIYLQPDYQELQDIEDLHQIFIVSEIIFTNNKEGLTSYPTSYLKVQEKVGHKCARCWMIVDKLSENNEICQRCFDVLYK
- a CDS encoding cell division protein SepF, translating into MGIFKKKRSTVVDQPANRIDFSENPHRDNNDLDYEKTNDNIETSNLNRVEFEEDGNPTSPNLPASFDNAEENSIIPTSFHDGARLADQLIKTRHLQVQLTNLSKEERIRLLDFLSGVMYALNGKVSKLANKTYEFVLQG
- the ftsZ gene encoding cell division protein FtsZ, with product MAIENFDNYEQVASIKVIGVGGAGNNAVNRMIEAGVQGVEFIVANTDAQIISVSKSRQKIVLGKETSKGLGAGANPDIGRQAAIESTDEIKEVLKGADMVFVAAGMGGGTGTGAAPIIAKIAREMGALTVGIITTPFTFEGRARNSYAIQGTEELRQHVDSLIIISNDRLLEVIGGVPLKDSFKEADNILRQGVQTITDLIAVPSLINLDFADIKTVMKNKGNALFGIGIGSGKDKAIEAANKAIISPLLEASIRGAKDAIINVTGGNTLTLNDANDAVDIVKQAIGGEVNIIFGTAVNEHLEDEMIVTVIATGFDDDYHNFGAEGTNYRASEEEYHQDDDEPVSDEKESAGDPEVVRKRPSYFNSESNGHENANRRINAWREHVSGKAYENSQEDDDDDDDLPPFVRRSW